A genome region from Natronolimnobius baerhuensis includes the following:
- a CDS encoding ArsR/SmtB family transcription factor, whose amino-acid sequence MDDILEILAQNPSTEFGNRDLQELTGFGGPSVSKGLSLLESMELIVRRDIGNKTLYRINDHRLREADDPFLEIPQTEFRKPLRKFVSQVREELSSTAGIVCFGSVARGEADRMSDIDLLVLVDDDDKLVAIRRTISDITHELETKRIDGQRYEFEVFVESPESACRRGEDLQPILQEGVVLSENEALWEVKHDLFGGGDE is encoded by the coding sequence ATGGACGACATCCTCGAAATTCTTGCCCAGAATCCATCAACTGAATTTGGGAACAGAGACCTCCAAGAACTCACTGGATTCGGCGGCCCCAGCGTTTCAAAGGGGCTTTCGCTGCTTGAGTCGATGGAGTTGATTGTTAGGCGAGACATCGGCAATAAGACGCTATATCGGATTAACGATCACAGACTACGAGAGGCTGACGACCCATTCCTCGAGATACCACAGACCGAGTTCCGGAAACCACTTCGGAAATTTGTGTCTCAGGTTAGAGAGGAACTATCCTCAACAGCCGGGATAGTTTGCTTCGGAAGTGTGGCACGAGGGGAAGCAGACCGTATGAGTGATATCGATCTTCTCGTGCTTGTCGACGATGATGACAAGTTGGTGGCCATACGGCGAACGATCTCTGATATCACCCACGAACTTGAAACAAAACGGATAGATGGACAGCGATACGAGTTCGAAGTTTTCGTCGAATCCCCGGAGAGCGCCTGCAGACGAGGGGAAGACCTCCAACCAATTTTACAGGAGGGTGTCGTTCTCTCGGAGAACGAGGCACTGTGGGAAGTGAAGCACGATCTGTTCGGAGGTGGTGACGAATGA
- a CDS encoding type II toxin-antitoxin system death-on-curing family toxin produces MTDDVAYPSVEVILDLHRQIVEEGDTTEPGIRSEDAIESAVQYVSEGYFGEVPQTLHEKAVHLMRLLVADHPFVDGNKRTALRTVVVFYMLNEHTFDYGDEIRALLHRFATDEAAVDIKTAVIYFRACARRNR; encoded by the coding sequence GTGACTGACGACGTCGCGTATCCTTCGGTTGAGGTCATTCTTGACCTCCACAGGCAGATCGTTGAAGAAGGTGACACCACAGAACCCGGAATTCGGTCGGAGGACGCAATCGAATCTGCAGTACAATACGTCTCTGAAGGATACTTTGGGGAGGTTCCACAGACACTGCATGAAAAAGCGGTGCATCTGATGCGTCTTCTCGTTGCAGATCATCCCTTCGTCGATGGGAACAAGCGGACTGCACTCCGAACAGTGGTTGTCTTCTACATGCTGAACGAACACACGTTTGATTACGGCGACGAAATTCGGGCCTTACTGCACCGCTTTGCAACCGATGAAGCCGCCGTCGACATTAAGACCGCAGTGATCTACTTCCGAGCGTGTGCTCGTCGCAACAGATAA